agttaggagaaagtaagagaaaggacgtcgcagtctgaTAACTTCAAGGGGTAgaaactcaagctgcacctgagttctctaggaaaaagATTGGGATTTTCCTACTAGGAATTATAGCTAGTCCGAAACTGCTATGCAAAATAAATACAGGGGCCACCCTACAATATGAAAATCAAGCAAGGAAATTTACTCGAAACGATAAGAAtttctctacaaggataaagattaatcgagaaaactattctcaaaaaggacagggatttccacacaaaaatagaaattaattgagaaaaactattcttaaaaaggacagggatttccctacaagagtgggaattcaattgagaaaaattactctttaagttgaaggccaccttactacagggAAGGAAAAACATACgaactaccagtcctgacatacaactacctgaatcgacgtggatactgatacggagaatgaCGAACTGATTCCCAATTCCcgtataaaaattaaaaaatgttgtgaagcaacagagtcgagacttataaattaagtactcaaaaataatccgctAAAAGAATCTAGTTGAATTTTCTACTTAACTGTTTGTAGCACAAAATCAAGATCCCTTCAGGTTTCtgaaccaaggataactcgttcatCCCCAGTGATACGAGTTTGGGAGGAATAactaacaagaaagaaaatccccaaAGAAAATCTAACTTCGAGTTGTCCAGAACTcgtcctacaatattctattctaacacacaaaaatagaataattctcCTAGTAATAAACTAGCACTGGGAACGCcataaggagaggagattcgcgacccgttcacaagctcaactacCGAACAACTGCACTATAGATAAAATCTACAAGGACAGGAAATCCCCAGGAAAATCTACCTTCAAATGGTCGGTAATTCAACTcacaatattctattcaataagatagagaatagaatattatcccCATAGAACACCACATTTGGGGACGCCACATGGAAAGCGGACGTACACAAACTCGATCGCTGAACAACTGCCTCTATAAATAAAATCTACAAGGAAAGAAAATCCCCCCAGAAAAATCTACCTTCATATAGTCGGTAATTCGACTCACAATATTCTATTCAGtaaaataaagaatagaatattatcccTACAGAACATCACATTTAAGGACGAAGCAAGGAACGCAGCTGTACACAAACTCAATTGCTGAACAACTGCCTCTCACCCAGGACTGCTCCTCACAGAGTAGGGTCCGTGGAAAATTAGGAGGCAGGGAGAAAAGAGATTACCGTTCAATAGGAGTCTCAGGAGATAATCACGCCACCAACCATGTGACAGGGTATGATTCAGATGATCTTGATGCTGAGGGTGTAACCATGATGACAGTACTGCTAATTACTATAATAGATTAGACCGGTAAACAATCTTTCTCACCAGAAATTACAAGAAGCGGTCACTCTGGCGCGACTGCTGCTGACTGCATGTTAGATAACAGAACGCTCAACCAGTgaacaaaatctggaaatttctggttcAGATGAATCTGCTGCTGATAATTCACAGGGTTGTTGCCAATGATGATGATTTATACACTCGACTCTAAGCTTAGCAAAATAAATTCGGGTGTCAACCCTTTTTTTTCCtccaaaataaagaaaattattcaaatcataTGCAAAATGACGCTTCTCCTTTCAtcacaaaattcactttgtgacagcttcaaattttgaacacatattcttcaaacctttcttcaggtcaagttcgttcaacaacaaaattgactcactccttcgacatttatcaggatataacaaataaaatgcattagaaaaaaaatgttgtgatttatcatttagtcagctgaggaattcattgcatgcaataactacagttttttcattcattcataacatcaatcagctgaggctatttagggagctatcacacagacagccTCTCATGCGCTGGCaccgggttgagatatcaatgtgcggttttcgccattcattttctcttgtaTCGAACTCATGAGGGACAAAAATATTgcagcgacagagtaatttttgaatagtaatttcttatttcaaatAAGATCCCCAATGAAACTTTAGTCCTCCGGTCGAGTTATACTTGTGAAAGAAATATCTAGCTGTTTCTATCATTTTCACTAACTCTGTATAACtattaaaagttgcgggtttcaataatagaaaagtaagttcttgagcgagttctcctacccagggggtcactagttgaGTACCTTTCATTTTCAACTTTGCAGAATCCGgaataatttgatgtaattgTAATTGATTTGTATTTGAACTAAGTACTAAGTATTCTACagtaatttaatttgaatttagcATAATTGcatacaaaataaatcttactTCTCCAACAGGCAACCTCTCCTCTCATATTCAGAGATTTCTGGCCTACTTTTTGAATAACGGTTCCAAAAGCATAATTTACATCAACAGGCATTTGTTAGACTTCCATTGTCAGGAGATCAGCATTTACGAAACTTGCATGAACATTGCTTTTACATGTCTGTTAATTGTGAGAATGTGCTCAATCAAATTAAATTGGAGATTGGAGACTATTTTTCTGCCCCTCAAAATAATGTAGCATGTTCGTATAGAGttgatacaattatttatattcCACTCGGCTTATTTATTGTGATGATTTGTTACAGAATGAAATATTCCGAAGACATGTTGCAGAGCTTCCGTGGATCAACAAGCCCAAGTGGTTCAAACAGAGCATGCTAATCATGATGAATCGAGCTAATGTCGACACTGAAATAAAGCCCTATGGAATTTTCGTCGTCAATCTCACAACGTATAAGGATGTCAGtcacttttcaaataataatttattcgtaTTCATAAGGAATGAGCATATTCTAGATGACGGGCCCATTTCAAAGcctcatataggcctacattattaGTAATATACTTTAGGCCCTACGCGAGTTGATTTTGAATGTTCAGTTTATACACTTTACTGGATGTCAGATTTCTAAAGTGTGtccatttgaataataaaattaatctggACATACTGAGAAATTCtaaagtaggcctaccctttctcttgttttttcattagtGGACCTAAGCTTGGAATGagtaattgattaaaattatcCTATCAAGTATAATATGTAATTTAAGtattaaaatgattattattgataatatcgtTTTATACATtgcatattgaatgaaaaacgaGTTTTTAATCCTGACAAAATCGTAGTCAGTagaatcattaattttattcaatcattcagaagtACACAACTTCCaggaaagtaccacaggctagcATTCGCTGCAaagtaagttatttatttatgaaacattaaatttgtcaatgaatttttttattacagTTTATGAAAGCTACATTCTCGTTTGGAAATATTCTTTACACTCAGAAAATGGCTCGCAAAGGACATTAAATCTCTAAAAATAGATTGGGTGGTTTCTGATAGTTTTATTACACCACCAACTCCTTCTGGGATTATATGTTACACCTGACATACAAAGGAAATTAACAAGAGATGATGCAGCCACACAATCCAGGGCTTGGCCTTTCTGGATCAGGTTCCTCCTGATATTGATTTTTGTTCTCaagggagaaaataataattgctaCTATGATTTATTTGTGATGGTGGAAaacgtaaataaataaaaacccTATTCATTTGATACTTATTGGAATTATTTATCCTTGATATGCACTGTGATGAttcttttgagtaaatctcatgaaaggagagaattaactgtagaaattataattaccCTTATAAAATAGAAGGTTTGCCAAACAAACAGTTAGTACCCGAGCGATAAGGCtcacttatcaacagctgagtataagataagagtaccgttttgtactacgcattttttcaaagaattatttaataaaaattataatcatttcgCCAATTAAGtacaaatcatttatgaattgctcattgaacttttggaggtcacacttttgtttacaattgatcagatgttttgtaacagctcagacacagctgactgactcaatattatcaatgtcaTGACAGATTTtaatgcaagctataatatcatttctaaaattatgaactattgaaaaaggatgaagaatttcaatgaaaaaatagatgtattattgttaaaactatttattactcacgaaattacattataatgtcgAATGTTGTAGTAACAAAcaaggtcatagcatgaatattgtatcattgataagagcagcaaaattaattataacagtttcgaatataataagaattctatagaaatattaaagtataaattattgtttcaactgagtcacatggtgaatgaatctctttggcaagtccaagccaatcatatgtcatagaaatggcatcaaaagggatgatcgtttgaaagcatcatatattaatctgttatcagccaGAAAacttgccttatcatatatgctagtccatgtacactgtataggggAACTTTATATAGAGAATTAAGCAATTTACAAGGTcatacaaattaagttatttttgtaatcaaaggaattatattttactgcttgccactgatgTCATGCCTatgtcataatcattctaccaatggcgaattttcatgcaaattaccTAAACAGATATTCCAagaaaaaggttctagccaatAGCTTAGAAGAAGGCAAGACTTCCCTTTGAAAATCCTCACCATTAAGACCTTGTTAAAAAGTTACCTAAGACCTACCTATTAgtgaaattttattctatttatgtatttttatctgtgagccaatatctAAGGccaatttatctattatttcataaaattattcatcaattgattgttctagaaattctaatttaattattgccaaatttaattggtgaaggaaatatttaattaaaattccacacatgCTAAGACCGAAGCCTTGACCAGCCACCAATCATACAAAATTTGATTTAAAgattatttattctctgtccttacctgctcatatatcagcttttatctgtgaGATAATACAATCacctacaatagagcataaagcccgacaagacttggttctcgaagtatattccgaatgatctctggtccttagtaccctatcttaattcttcggaacttattagagacgcagtcccgtaggTTAACTACTTTGGggtttttgctcgacctgtatgattttgtatgctgtttcatcacaggtaatagtttaaAGATCTCCGTACTCTGTGTTTAGTGACCGCTACACTAAATCttaaattttatcattatacaatcagtcataagaagaatcaagggtgagtgAGTGTTCATGCCTGCcgcgattcagacgattgtattgaatcttgtagtgactcagtcagtctggtgttcacttagcgtccacgcatgCATTTTCGAATtcctaacctcaatactggGACTCAGTACAGGATTCATTATAGGTGTGTCGACTTTACCTTGGTGGCGATAGTAATTCCCCAAGAAGAACTCCACAGCACTTAGTACATGCAATGTTCATTGCTGAATGCATCATTAACTGCatgtttatttcaattgtttatTAAAAGCTAATTGCTATCATATCATTAACTCTGTGgtcttcaaaaatatttgaaaatatatgaattgATACACAATATCATgggtgaattaataataaatgagGAAATTAACGTgttcatttgatgaaaaatttacaaagaaTTGTAACTGCTTTAATAAAAAGTGTATTTACCAGCTTTATGTTTCAGACATCCTTGTAGAATTTAATAAATGAGCAAATAAATTCGAGAATTTCCATACCACTGTTTTAAAACTAACctatgaattatatttatcagCAATATAATAGCTaattatgtattaagagcgtaatgcacGACTTTATTGCTCACACAAAACAGCTCTGCTTTGCGTCatgtgataattttgcaagagcgataagaAGCATTACAcataaattacatacaaaattttttctacaactgaccaaacctgttaaattacttatatcggtgGAGTTAAGCTGGGTTTAGATGCTCAAGCCATTTGTGCAAACTGGCTTGCCCAAGTTTTTGTGCGTGTGAACGGTGGCTTGAGGCTTGCGCAAGCCAAAAAATCTGGCTTGAGCAAATTCTGTTATGACAGAAAATCGGCTTGCGGTTGGAGTAATGGAATGATTAAACACTGCTCAAGCCATTTGCGCAAACTGGCAGGCCAAAGGTACATTTTCGCGCATGCGCGCGCGAATCCTAACCACAACTGAACATCTAGTTTGTCTGtctcataatttttattaattattacctaTTCAAGTGTTCATGCTAAATATATTAGTGCTTAGTTCTCAAGTGTTTCATAATTAATAGTGTCTATAATATTagtataatcataataatgaataaatatggcAAATTAAAAAGATTTCCTGAGTGATTTAATAGAAGTTTATAAATCTTTACCTTGTCTATGGCAAATTTAGTCCAAAGAATTCAGTGATCGCTAGGCTAAATCTCATGCTTATGATGCCCTAATGGAAAAAATGCGATCAGTTGACCAAGAAGCTGACAGGAAGACTGTGGAGTGATATATGGATACTATAAGTGATGTGGATAACAATCTGATATAGATCACAACTGATTTGGATAGATACTGCTTCCATAGATAACTGCTACTGATAGCAGTTTAGATGGTTTTTAGGTTAGTATCAGTGAAATTCACAAGCCAAATTGCACAAACTGAACTGAGCGTGAGAACAGAAGAATTTTATTTCGCTCCTTTGCGCAAATTTGGCTTGCGCAAGCCAGTTTGCGCAAATGGCTTGAgcgtgtaaacccagctttacaaTTActgactttttaggttaagatctaaccttttggcgagctgcttaccatcagctgatcagCGAGcataaagaaactcttctgcgcaagGGTGAATAATTACCAAGcataaagaaaatctactgctcATGCGCGGATTGTTAGTGAGccaaaaagtagattctcctcaggaATAAGCTATTTTACAAGAAGAATTAACTATGTAATAGCTATTCATGTATTAAGAGTGTAATGTGCGACTTTATTGCTTGCACAAAAAAGTTATCATGCAAAGCGATTGGAGCGTGAAAATTTTGCAAGAGCAATAAAGAAGCATTATGTGTGAAttacataaaaaaaaattttctacatctgcccaaacctgttaaattacttatatcggcggagttacaattaccgacttttaaGGTTAAGGtctgaccttttggcgagctgcttataatcagctgattaggaagcataaagaaactcttctgcgcatgcgtgAATGATTTGTGAGCGTAAAGTAAATTTACTGCACATGCGTGGATGGTTAGCATGCGAGAAAGTAGATTCTCcacagaaataagctgtttcaCGAGGggaattgagtgtgtaaattctttctttacgtgcagttgtagaaaaattcttttttatgggcagttgtagaaaaatcaTATTTGTTATAGGTAATGGCACATTTACATTCAATACCCCATGATAATTTGGGGACTGAGGTATTTGTTCATTACATCCATATTTGTTTTTCATCCATCTATTATTCATGCAATAAGATAAAATCAATAACGTACCAGATGTTACAATGGAACACTTCTTGCGCATCAATTAATTTGACTATTATTCTACTTGAAGCAATTACAGAACTATTTAACTGTTAAGTTCAGGCAGAGTGacttttattcattatttttctaattaatcaaataattataattgaatatattctCATATCAATCAAAGACCCCTTTATCTGCAAGACATTATTTCAGAAGAAAGGAATTCATCACAAAAATGAATCCatcaatgtaatagaattggaaaaACTATTCCAGTTCATAACCCTTTATAGGGCACTGGGATAATAGTTTCCCACCATGCATGcttgtaaataaatgtttaccCCTCCATGATCTCCTTGTTCTATGATCTCCCAattaggccagtttcacatgGCAGAATCCTGCCTCCTGAAGATAATATTATGGAagattatatttcatattttgcagctctcctttGCTTTTACATGGGGATCTTTCGATTCAGCCAACGGATCTAACAAGTAAGctgacgtttgctcaaagtatgaatcatcactttttctcaaagtctaacttccttaaaaatatggataaaagatttcggatttggattcagcgactccaaattctttaaagtgtAAGTCCCATTCTCgaaaatacacaaaaacaagggagttatagctgtttttaataaagctttctattatcataatgattataatatggTAAACATACTAATAGATaacaatactcctgcctcatgaagaggttttaagaagtttttaaacacctgaaaagtttaaacttgaacatttttaatttttaatagttctagttttccaaaaaactacactttgaaaagatgaatccaaatataaaatcataaaaCATCTCCAATCATCACCCAACAAAATACGAGGAGAGGGAATCTTGTACAGCaaacttcactgaatttcaattgtcttTCAACAATCTGATTTATCAGGTttaaatcgttgaatatcactttcaaTTCCCAGTAATTATTGACTTCATTTCATTGTAAcaatcataaaaatctattatgagaACATATAGTATAAAcgttgtgctgatctgaatcaatctatggtaataatagaaattgaaagaatagaaaatgtcatctcattccaagtaaaacgaaactGATGTCTGTATTTGTATTagagctgctgagtggataacttgatgaatattgaaaaagtcatgaataggcCATACCAGCCTGGCAACTTTGATGCTGACACTGGAATctcgttttatttttataaaaggatgatacagaatgaaaaccatgtatcatagtacaaagcaGCTCGATACTTTGTATCATGAGTAGTaattaacataatcatggcttgtcgatttcAGGTGCCAAGCCTGAGCTGAATCCTCAGTCGTAAAACTATGGACCAAGCGTGAGATTTAGCTTTTCTATGTCATATACCATGGACACAAACTTTTTGCTTTTTTTTTGTTCGATtatttgccatccttatgaatctGTTAAATCAAACATAATGATATTTAACAAGTTGCGCTGAACCTGAGTTATAGGTGTGCCAGTAGTAGTGAGCTTAGTCAGCATTAGTATTCAATAAAACCAATTAGCGGCCTGCGCGCCGTGCTTAGTCCATTTTCGTTCTTCAACTCTGAACATCGGGGTTATGTCTGACGATTcggtgaataaaatttgtttttaaaaacttgTCATCTTCTCAGACAACCTTAGCTGGTGCCCGAACAGGGACGGGTGAAGGAAAATTCGAGATCAAAAAATTTCGGGTTTTTCTGtgaattttaattcttaatagcTGTGATAACTTATTGTACTTTTGTGTTTTGTACTTTGTGacattgatcattttcatgtattttattcgtttttataataattgacgtTTGCCATATCTGTAATGTACagtttttatgcaataaaaatatttattattattattattacattgaaattggcttGTAAGCAGGAAACAAAAACATTATCGAGGCAGTTGGCCCCCCTAGTCGGCTCATAAGCCCTCATTTCAAAGCCATACATACTGCACAAATTAATAAAGTGTTCTGCCTGCTTGTCATTATTTGCATTGAAATGTAAGTTGAAATCCCCACACACTATTGACTTTCGGTTCTTCTTATACAGGTGACTAACTATAAGAGCTGATtccattattttaaaaaaagtttcaaaatttGCTTGAGGGctatgatattgatattgacgGTGTAATTCACATTCATTGCTGTATGGTTGTAATACCATAAACGATCATGTACATTCACATCATAATAAGCTAATCACAATGGGGAAATCAACAGAAAAAAGACACTGGTCAATTCTCACACCCTTGATTAATGTTTCTTTGTTTTTAAAACCCACACAATAGCCTAATATATTCAGCATTCAATcacaagagacaaaaaaattTGAGAACTTTTATTCGAGAATGACTGGACCAATTATAGGAGCATATGAAACATATAATTGCTAAATTAAATTGCTATGATTGCTAATTTGCTGACCGCTGTAATAGCAGAGAAGGAGGATTGAGTTGTTCAAGAGGAATGATGATCCAAGACTCATTGCTACATTTGGATTCCTCGCCtaagaaaagaaaatagagaATGATACAGGAAAGGAATGCATCACTTATAATAAATCCGCTGTACTCATcaaaacaaatgaataaatatttcattattataatataattactaCATTATAATAACCTTCTGTTCCACTCAAAATATCACATGACattgaaaactaaaaatagTACCGGTAGGTACCAACTGTACATAGgtacagaaaagaaaaaatattattggaattcattattatttttttcagttgtCCTTCACGttatatattatgatataataatgttCCAGCACCTATTCAAATTCCATTATTTCATGGAGCTTCCAATTCCTAATTGTGATACACAAATAATAACAGaattattgaatgaacaatAGTGTAATCCAGTACCACTTTTTTGTGGATTCACTGAagcaaatatttgaaaactatgtaggcttattcatataatttgtaaaataacgTTTCAACTATATCATCTCAGATACATATGAGTTCTGGCTGATACTAGTTGAATTTAGTGTACCTACGGTATAATAATGAAGCTGAAATGTTCAAGTTAAATTCAAAGTAATTTACCTGCATCATGAAGTAGATATTAATGCAGGAGTCCATAATCATAAGGAAACTGAATACAGTTAAAGGATACTCTGAGCATCTGGCGCATTTTTCAAAACTTCTGTTTGAGAAGAATAGAAATTAATTAGCCTAGGCTATAAGTTTTCAATAGATAAATGACCGAGTGCAAATTTTTAAAGAGGTATTTGCGTTTTTCAAAATAGTAACAACATTCTTCCATGAATACAGTACATAATGTGGTACAAAAAGGTTAATGAATAGAATTACTGAAGATCATTCAGTGtaaaaatgtacattttaaattaatagccTGATCAGATAGAAATTAtaacaatgaaataatgataGCTTACTTTGAgcgaataatatatatatatatatatatatatatatgaaataaattcaataaaataaaattaaatagactgcagtcttctcggttgagaaagctccaaaaatttccccatttctaatgtaagtttttgagtgttttcaatctatttatatcgtgtctcctgttttaatttatattacaaactttaaagtgtcttctatatatatatatatatatatatatatatatatatatatatatatatataacgcATAACAGAAAAAAGGGGGAAATTTTCAAAAGCCAAATAAAAGCCAGTTCTTTcaaaggagactcagtctccgaaaatttccccatttctaatgtaagtttttaagttttttcaatctatttatatcgtgtctcctgtt
The genomic region above belongs to Nilaparvata lugens isolate BPH chromosome 5, ASM1435652v1, whole genome shotgun sequence and contains:
- the LOC120351690 gene encoding uncharacterized protein LOC120351690 isoform X2; this encodes MLYFEKCIRCSEYPIMVLSFLIALDSCFNIYFMMQVKNPNVAMSHASSFLFNNAFHLLCYNSGQQICNQNEIFRRHVAELPWINKPKWFKQSMLIMMNRANVDTEIKPYGIFVVNLTTYKDFMKATFSFGNILYTQKMARKGH
- the LOC120351690 gene encoding uncharacterized protein LOC120351690 isoform X3 yields the protein MVLSFLIALDSCFNIYFMMQVKNPNVAMSHASSFLFNNAFHLLCYNSGQQICNQNEIFRRHVAELPWINKPKWFKQSMLIMMNRANVDTEIKPYGIFVVNLTTYKDVSHFSNNNLFVFIRNEHILDDGPISKPHIGLHY
- the LOC120351690 gene encoding uncharacterized protein LOC120351690 isoform X1 yields the protein MLYFEKCIRCSEYPIMVLSFLIALDSCFNIYFMMQVKNPNVAMSHASSFLFNNAFHLLCYNSGQQICNQNEIFRRHVAELPWINKPKWFKQSMLIMMNRANVDTEIKPYGIFVVNLTTYKDVSHFSNNNLFVFIRNEHILDDGPISKPHIGLHY